A window of the Maylandia zebra isolate NMK-2024a unplaced genomic scaffold, Mzebra_GT3a scaffold01, whole genome shotgun sequence genome harbors these coding sequences:
- the LOC143415607 gene encoding uncharacterized protein LOC143415607 yields MKMRLLSVILLHGVCVLHLSALTVSADHKQFFSGGALAILTCVDGDGKTVDEWTVKRTTGALTERCGAAEGLVLKNSLCQLKLRNPSDGAYFCESSSGQCSDEVNIIVSAGSLILKAPSFPVWTGSNEILLCQFKDLGNFSLYKVGEKMRSDPELKLTLTNVQKSDEGLYSCSTGVDQSPKSRLTVRDPPTDPPPNVKAHPGTGTGPHPLALLSQPPSCQVWFLWFSWFWFEFCSFGGS; encoded by the exons ATGAAAATGaggctgctgtctgtgatccTGCTGCACG gtgtgtgtgtgctgcatctCTCTGCACTGACTGTTTCTGCAG ATCACAAGCAGTTCTTCAGTGGTGGTGCTCTAGCGATTCTGActtgtgttgatggtgatggaaAAACAGTTGATGAATGGACAGTGAAGAGGACCACAGGAGCACTCACTGAGAGGTGTGGAGCAGCTGAAGGCCTTGTTCTTAAAAATTCTCTGTGTCAACTCAAGTTGCGTAACCCCTCTGATGGAGCTTACTTCTGTGAAAGCTCATCTGGGCAGTGTAGTGATGAAGTCAACATCATTGTTTCAG CTGGTTCTCTGATCCTGAAGGCCCCTTCATttcctgtgtggacaggaaGTAATGAGATCCTGCTTTGTCAATTCAAAGATCTGGGGAACTTTTCTTTATATAAAGTTGGTGAGAAAATGAGATCTGATCCTGAATTAAAGTTGACTCTCACTAATGTTCAGAAGTCTGATGAAGGTCTCTACTCGTGCTCCACTGGTGTTGATCAGTCTCCTAAAAGCAGGCTGACAGTCAGAG ATCCTCCTACAGATCCTCCTCCTAATGTAAAAGCTCATCCTGGTACTGGTACTGGTCCCCATCCTCTGGCCCTCCTCTCACAGCCTCCATCATGTCAGGTCTGGTTTCTGTGGTTCTCCTGGTTCTGGTTTGAGTTCTGCTCCTTTGGAGGAAGCTAA